One Yimella lutea DNA window includes the following coding sequences:
- the disA gene encoding DNA integrity scanning diadenylate cyclase DisA, which yields MERTPEEILHDTLALVAPGTVLREALERILRGRTGALIVLGNDPVVEQISTGGFPMDIELTATRLRELAKMDGAIVVDGDVSRIVRAATQLVPDASIETSESGTRHRTAERVAKQTGYPVVSVSQSMHICALYVGNLRHVIEDSTAILSRANQALQTLERYKERLDEVAGTLSALEIEDLVTIRDVASVVQRMEMVRRISEEIAEYVIELGVDGRLMALQLDELVTGLGDDRTLVVRDYVESAKEPLSVDQALDRLGALSSSDLLDLSAGARAMGFSVSGDSLDSAVSPRGYRLLSRIPRLPGAIVERLIDHFGSLQALLAADFDDLMAVDGVGESRARAVREGMSRLAESSILERYV from the coding sequence GTGGAGCGCACACCCGAAGAGATCCTGCACGACACCCTCGCGCTCGTCGCCCCGGGCACCGTTCTGCGTGAAGCGTTGGAGCGCATCCTGCGCGGGCGCACGGGCGCGCTGATCGTGCTCGGCAACGACCCGGTCGTGGAGCAGATCAGCACCGGCGGATTCCCGATGGACATCGAACTCACCGCCACCCGACTGCGTGAACTGGCCAAAATGGACGGCGCGATCGTCGTCGACGGCGATGTCAGCCGAATCGTCCGCGCCGCAACGCAATTGGTGCCGGACGCCTCCATCGAGACGTCGGAGTCGGGCACCCGTCACCGTACCGCCGAGCGCGTGGCCAAGCAGACCGGTTACCCGGTCGTCTCGGTCAGCCAGTCGATGCACATCTGCGCCTTGTACGTCGGCAACCTGCGTCACGTCATTGAGGACTCCACTGCGATCCTGTCCCGCGCCAACCAGGCATTGCAGACCCTGGAGCGTTACAAGGAGCGGCTGGACGAGGTCGCCGGCACCCTCAGCGCCCTGGAGATCGAAGACCTGGTCACCATCCGCGATGTCGCGAGCGTCGTGCAGCGGATGGAGATGGTCCGCCGCATCAGCGAGGAGATCGCCGAGTACGTGATCGAACTCGGCGTCGACGGGCGCCTCATGGCACTCCAGTTGGATGAACTCGTCACCGGCCTCGGCGACGACCGCACGCTCGTCGTGCGCGACTACGTCGAGTCGGCCAAGGAACCGCTGTCCGTCGACCAGGCACTCGACCGCCTCGGCGCGCTGTCCTCGTCCGACCTGCTCGACCTGTCGGCGGGCGCACGGGCGATGGGCTTCTCTGTCAGCGGAGACTCCCTCGACAGCGCGGTCAGCCCCCGCGGATACCGCCTGCTCAGCCGCATCCCACGCCTGCCCGGTGCGATCGTGGAGCGCCTCATCGACCACTTCGGTTCGCTGCAGGCCCTGCTCGCCGCCGACTTCGACGATCTGATGGCCGTCGACGGCGTCGGTGAGAGCCGGGCCCGTGCAGTGCGCGAGGGGATGTCGCGTCTCGCCGAGAGCAGCATCCTCGAGCGTTACGTCTGA
- the radA gene encoding DNA repair protein RadA: MAAKKGSAPAYKCTECGWTAIKWVGRCGECQAWGTVVEAGTVKPRTAPARTVERPALPIADVDASLAEAAPTGVGEFDRVLGGGLVPGAVVLVAGEPGIGKSTLLLDVAGRAARGGREVLYVSGEESAAQVRLRGERIEAMADTLYLASETDLSTVLAQIEQVQPTFLIIDSVQTIASADIEGAPGNVSQIREVATSIIQVAKERNIATLLVGHVTKDGSIAGPRMLEHLVDVVVQFEGERHSRLRMVRAVKNRYGPTDEVGCFDLSDVGIVGLPDPSGLFLTRTANPAPGTCITVTLEGRRPLVTEVQALLAKSEQGGSPRRTTSGVDSSRVAMILAVLDRHCQVPTRNSECYVSTVGGVRLAEPAADLALALAMASSLVDAPFTKGTVALGEVGLAGDVRAVQGVPRRLAEAARIGFQRAIIPKGSLGEEKAPDGMDVREVADLASAVRLLNLATVTELRPREGAPGRSRAT; encoded by the coding sequence ATGGCAGCGAAGAAGGGCTCGGCACCGGCGTACAAGTGCACGGAGTGCGGTTGGACGGCGATCAAGTGGGTCGGCCGGTGCGGTGAATGTCAGGCCTGGGGCACGGTCGTGGAGGCGGGCACGGTCAAGCCGCGGACGGCTCCGGCGCGCACCGTCGAGCGGCCGGCTCTGCCGATTGCCGACGTCGATGCGAGCCTGGCCGAGGCTGCCCCGACCGGCGTGGGTGAGTTCGACCGGGTGCTCGGTGGCGGGCTCGTTCCGGGTGCTGTGGTGCTCGTCGCCGGCGAACCGGGCATCGGCAAGTCCACGCTGCTGCTCGACGTCGCGGGGCGGGCGGCGCGCGGGGGTCGTGAGGTGTTGTACGTCAGTGGGGAAGAGTCCGCGGCTCAGGTGCGACTGCGCGGCGAGCGCATCGAGGCCATGGCCGACACCCTCTACCTCGCATCCGAGACCGACCTGTCCACCGTGCTCGCGCAGATCGAACAGGTACAGCCGACCTTCCTGATCATCGACTCGGTGCAGACCATCGCGTCCGCCGACATCGAGGGCGCGCCCGGCAATGTCAGCCAGATACGTGAGGTCGCGACCAGCATCATCCAGGTGGCGAAGGAGAGAAACATCGCCACGCTGCTGGTCGGCCACGTCACCAAGGACGGTTCGATCGCCGGTCCGCGGATGCTCGAACACCTCGTCGACGTCGTCGTTCAGTTCGAGGGCGAGCGCCACTCGCGCCTGCGCATGGTGCGGGCTGTGAAGAACCGCTACGGCCCCACGGACGAGGTGGGTTGCTTCGATCTGTCCGATGTCGGAATTGTCGGCCTGCCCGACCCGTCCGGGTTGTTCCTAACCCGCACCGCGAATCCCGCACCGGGCACCTGCATCACGGTGACGCTCGAAGGACGCCGCCCCTTGGTCACCGAGGTGCAGGCGCTGCTGGCGAAGTCGGAGCAGGGCGGCTCGCCGCGGCGCACCACCAGCGGGGTCGATTCCTCGCGCGTGGCGATGATCCTCGCCGTCCTCGACCGGCACTGCCAGGTGCCCACCCGCAACTCCGAGTGTTATGTCTCGACCGTCGGCGGCGTGCGCCTGGCCGAGCCGGCCGCCGATCTTGCGCTTGCTCTCGCGATGGCCAGTTCGCTGGTCGACGCGCCGTTCACCAAGGGCACGGTCGCGCTCGGAGAGGTCGGACTGGCGGGCGATGTGCGCGCGGTCCAGGGGGTGCCGCGCCGGTTGGCCGAAGCGGCGCGCATCGGTTTCCAGCGGGCGATCATCCCCAAGGGCTCCCTCGGCGAGGAGAAAGCACCCGACGGGATGGACGTGCGCGAGGTGGCCGATCTGGCGTCCGCAGTTCGCCTGCTCAACCTGGCGACCGTCACCGAACTGCGCCCCCGCGAAGGAGCACCCGGACGGTCGCGGGCCACCTGA
- a CDS encoding DUF6394 family protein: MNLEKVVFGFFVLLAATLNFGFFLGDIDNPHVHNVYELFAAIVVNCIATVLKFGDRTQVGAVHLATSLVALLQLIGAASVWVWASQVSAHGLDGEATSSVVSLSGGALLANVVSVVLLVVETVSFRRR; encoded by the coding sequence GTGAACCTCGAAAAGGTGGTCTTCGGATTCTTCGTCCTGTTGGCGGCCACACTCAATTTCGGCTTCTTCCTCGGCGACATCGACAACCCGCACGTGCACAACGTGTACGAGTTGTTCGCTGCGATCGTCGTCAACTGCATCGCCACCGTGCTGAAGTTCGGCGACCGGACGCAGGTCGGCGCCGTGCACCTGGCGACCAGCCTGGTCGCCCTGCTGCAGCTGATCGGCGCGGCGTCGGTGTGGGTATGGGCGAGTCAGGTCTCCGCCCACGGGCTCGATGGGGAGGCCACGTCCAGCGTCGTCTCGCTGTCGGGTGGCGCACTGCTGGCGAACGTGGTCTCGGTGGTGCTGCTGGTCGTGGAGACGGTGTCGTTCCGGCGACGTTGA